The following proteins are encoded in a genomic region of Ostrea edulis chromosome 7, xbOstEdul1.1, whole genome shotgun sequence:
- the LOC125654699 gene encoding neuronal acetylcholine receptor subunit beta-3-like has translation MNLLLHGYSKKIRPVLDQSKSVDMAVSLWISSINDVIVVEQKMVVSAYVQVTWRDERLSWNATQWGIHTMQFIQGDLWIPDLVLMNGFKTMQPLGGDSYFLSVTSNGEIVWDPFMVFESKCDIDVSYFPFDKQTCSIIFGTWSYGRNEVFLYVPPNTKVEFREVVENSIWEVTSADATFDPVSNNNAVTFIIHLRRKPLHYFLNMILPIVCLGVLNGFVFIIPADAGEKMGYTVSIFLSFIVFLTMIRDELPVNSGNVSIMSIYVMIQIGLSMLVIFITSLQLRLHHRKPEREIGQFCRSLVRLERRLQCVDKGPRSGCCKRRVHTIQIASEGTSATSLENDISSKAEEVVEWMDVSSAIDFLSFWFLVFTEVVVSIGMFSYSISQWRSS, from the exons ATGAACTTACTTTTACATGGTTATTCTAAAAAGATCCGTCCAGTTCTTGACCAGTCGAAGAGTGTAGACATGGCGGTCAGTCTGTGGATATCCAGCATCAATGACGTCATTGTTGTTGAACAGAAGATGGTTGTCTCTGCTTACGTGCAGGTCACGTGGAGAGATGAAAGGTTATCATGGAATGCCACGCAATGGGGAATACACACAATGCAATTTATCCAG ggAGATCTCTGGATACCAGATTTGGTTTTGATGAACGGCTTCAAAACCATGCAGCCTCTGGGCGGTGATTCGTATTTTCTTTCCGTAACAAGTAATGGTGAAATAGTCTGGGACCCATTCATGGTGTTCGAATCGAAATGTGACATCGACGTGTCCTATTTTCCTTTCGATAAACAGACATGCAGCATTATCTTTGGAACCTGGAGTTATGGTAGAAATGAAGTATTTCTCTACGTTCCACCAAACACCAAAGTAGAGTTTCGTGAAGTTGTGGAAAATAGTATATGGGAAGTGACTTCAGCAGATGCAACCTTTGACCCTGTATCCAATAATAATGCCGTTACTTTCATCATACATTTACGACGCAAACCACTGCATTACTTTCTAAACATGATTTTACCCATTGTGTGTTTGGGTGTCCTAAATGGTTTTGTATTCATCATTCCCGCTGATGCTGGAGAGAAAATGGGTTACACAGTGAGCATATTTCTGTCGTTTATAGTGTTTCTTACCATGATAAGGGATGAACTTCCGGTCAACTCTGGCAATGTCTCCATAATGAGTATTTACGTAATGATACAGATAGGACTTAGCATGCTggttatttttataacatcatTACAACTGCGATTACATCACAGAAAGCCAGAGAGGGAAATAGGTCAATTCTGTCGCTCGCTGGTCAGACTTGAGAGGCGTCTTCAATGCGTGGATAAAGGTCCCCGTTCTGGCTGCTGTAAGAGACGTGTTCATACAATACAGATCGCATCTGAAGGAACGTCGGCTACCTCTCTGGAAAATGATATCTCAAGTAAAGCAGAGGAAGTTGTGGAATGGATGGACGTCTCCTCCGCTATAGATTTCCTTTCGTTCTGGTTTCTAGTGTTTACAGAAGTGGTTGTCTCTATCGGCATGTTTTCTTACTCTATCTCACAGTGGCGTAGTTCTTGA